The Pyrococcus kukulkanii genome contains a region encoding:
- a CDS encoding methyl-accepting chemotaxis protein produces the protein MRLFFIPLTGIFLVNSGKKNREGYLAREIIEYLKQVLEGKDPKPPIGLLDEDIRVLEEIKRKVRKPVYVPRKTAETIERIEKHVMEAKRTAEDLEKDLESIQVGDLETTNELVSRLENESMKIAEVNDYIQTLSAGIEEMNVQAQQLSEFALESASMAEKGKEISDNAALKVARISEVSEEMGQAVNILADYSKKIDEIVYVITSIAGQTNLLALNAAIEAARAGEAGKGFAVVAENIRELADRSKKSAEQIRDLIREMQENINRVIESIQENARVTQEVKDAIQELIAAFDDIARRANETANMVKELSEGIDEQANSVQMLVEKIDSISKDVSDNLNFATQLVETIKSSLQSLDTIRDRAEKLKEELDKAIEEIEVLRGGGK, from the coding sequence TTGAGATTATTTTTTATCCCACTTACTGGGATCTTCCTAGTCAACTCGGGGAAAAAGAATAGGGAAGGATACTTAGCCAGGGAAATTATAGAATATCTGAAACAAGTCCTTGAAGGAAAAGATCCAAAACCTCCCATCGGATTGCTAGACGAGGACATAAGAGTTCTTGAAGAGATCAAACGAAAGGTTAGAAAACCAGTATATGTCCCAAGAAAAACTGCAGAGACAATAGAAAGAATTGAAAAACATGTAATGGAGGCAAAAAGAACTGCAGAAGATCTTGAGAAAGATCTTGAATCAATCCAAGTGGGAGATCTCGAGACCACCAACGAGCTAGTCTCAAGGCTTGAGAATGAGAGCATGAAGATTGCGGAGGTAAACGATTACATCCAAACACTTTCTGCAGGAATAGAGGAGATGAACGTTCAAGCTCAACAACTTTCAGAGTTCGCACTAGAATCAGCATCAATGGCCGAAAAAGGTAAGGAAATATCGGATAATGCAGCCTTAAAGGTTGCAAGGATAAGTGAGGTAAGCGAGGAAATGGGACAGGCAGTCAACATCCTTGCTGATTATTCAAAGAAAATAGATGAAATAGTCTACGTGATAACGTCTATAGCAGGGCAAACAAACCTTTTAGCATTGAACGCAGCAATAGAAGCTGCAAGAGCTGGAGAAGCTGGAAAAGGATTCGCAGTAGTTGCTGAAAATATAAGAGAACTTGCAGATAGATCAAAGAAGTCAGCAGAGCAGATTAGAGATCTCATAAGGGAAATGCAAGAAAACATAAACAGGGTCATAGAGTCCATCCAAGAAAACGCAAGGGTAACCCAGGAAGTTAAAGACGCAATTCAAGAGCTAATAGCAGCCTTTGACGATATAGCTAGAAGAGCCAACGAAACCGCAAACATGGTCAAGGAATTGTCTGAGGGAATAGACGAACAAGCCAATTCAGTCCAGATGCTCGTTGAGAAAATAGATTCGATATCAAAGGACGTTTCCGATAACCTGAACTTTGCAACTCAGCTTGTTGAGACAATAAAATCCTCCCTACAATCCTTAGATACAATAAGAGATAGAGCAGAAAAGCTAAAGGAAGAGCTTGATAAGGCTATTGAGGAGATAGAAGTATTAAGGGGTGGTGGAAAGTGA
- a CDS encoding protein-glutamate methylesterase/protein-glutamine glutaminase: protein MPLLNKKIRVLVVDDSAFMRKILKDIINSDPELEVCCEARDGVEAIEMVQKHRPDVITLDIEMPRMNGLDALRIIMKKYPTPVIMISALTQEGAEATIKALEYGAIDFIPKPSSSISINMREMKDEIIAKIKEAAKVPRRFLELKRIRLLRAQKAKKVRPSVPARIAVAIAASTGGPQSLLRIFPKFPEDLKAGILVVQHMPPGFTRSFAKRLDNVSKIDVKEAEEGDVVEEGKAYVAPGDYHMEVTLRNGKPVITLNKKPKIHGVRPAADPMMITAAQVFGRRTVGVVMTGMGRDGAQGIVEIKKRGGITIAQDEETSIIFGMPKAAIETGMVDYVVPLDKIPETVVMAVNKIRGGGVIGRPFTVSR, encoded by the coding sequence ATGCCCCTGCTTAACAAGAAAATCAGGGTGTTAGTCGTAGATGACTCAGCGTTCATGAGAAAGATACTCAAGGACATCATAAACTCCGACCCAGAGCTTGAAGTTTGCTGTGAAGCAAGGGATGGCGTTGAGGCAATTGAGATGGTTCAGAAGCACAGGCCTGACGTAATAACCTTGGACATCGAAATGCCCAGGATGAACGGTCTCGATGCCCTCAGGATAATCATGAAGAAGTACCCCACTCCTGTGATCATGATAAGTGCATTAACCCAGGAAGGTGCTGAGGCAACAATTAAAGCCCTGGAATATGGGGCGATTGATTTCATCCCCAAGCCTTCCTCCTCAATATCCATAAACATGCGTGAAATGAAAGATGAGATCATAGCAAAGATCAAAGAGGCAGCAAAGGTTCCAAGGAGGTTCCTTGAGCTTAAGAGGATAAGATTGCTGAGGGCCCAGAAAGCCAAGAAAGTTAGACCTTCAGTTCCGGCAAGAATAGCTGTTGCGATAGCTGCATCAACAGGGGGTCCTCAGTCCCTCTTAAGGATCTTCCCTAAGTTCCCTGAAGACTTGAAGGCTGGAATACTGGTTGTGCAACACATGCCCCCAGGGTTCACCAGATCTTTCGCGAAGAGGCTTGATAATGTTTCTAAGATTGACGTCAAGGAGGCTGAGGAGGGAGATGTGGTTGAGGAGGGGAAGGCTTACGTAGCTCCTGGAGATTACCACATGGAGGTAACTTTGCGAAATGGAAAGCCCGTAATTACCCTGAACAAGAAGCCCAAGATTCATGGTGTCAGGCCGGCAGCGGATCCGATGATGATTACCGCAGCTCAAGTGTTTGGCAGAAGAACCGTTGGAGTTGTCATGACTGGAATGGGAAGGGATGGGGCTCAAGGAATTGTGGAAATAAAGAAGAGGGGTGGAATAACGATAGCTCAAGATGAGGAGACTTCGATAATCTTTGGAATGCCCAAGGCTGCCATCGAAACCGGGATGGTCGATTACGTGGTTCCCCTAGATAAAATCCCTGAAACAGTGGTTATGGCTGTGAACAAGATACGAGGGGGTGGTGTCATTGGAAGACCTTTCACAGTATCTAGATGA
- a CDS encoding response regulator, with protein sequence MARILIVDDAAFMRMLLKKILTQAGHEVVGEASNGKEAVEKYKQLKPDLVTMDIVMPEMDGITAVKEIMKIDPNAKIIMITAVGQEAKVMEALKSGAKGYIVKPFQAQKVIEEVNRVLSS encoded by the coding sequence ATGGCTAGGATATTGATAGTTGACGATGCAGCCTTTATGAGAATGCTCCTAAAGAAGATACTGACCCAGGCAGGACATGAAGTTGTGGGAGAAGCAAGCAATGGAAAGGAAGCTGTAGAGAAATACAAGCAGTTAAAGCCTGATCTAGTGACTATGGACATAGTTATGCCTGAAATGGATGGAATAACGGCAGTAAAGGAGATCATGAAGATCGATCCAAACGCGAAGATAATCATGATCACCGCAGTTGGACAGGAAGCTAAGGTCATGGAGGCCCTGAAGAGCGGGGCTAAGGGATATATCGTCAAGCCCTTCCAGGCTCAGAAGGTTATAGAGGAAGTTAACAGGGTGTTATCATCGTAA
- a CDS encoding eL43 family ribosomal protein — translation MKLIPGIAYLRVQRQVYVGYSMALAGWIGEYILHYDKFPKPNFIRRALSKLGFSFSSEEEDERYFTMFYIKGNTGITASWDIEEDRIFLQVFPLRGRISKGVTIRVEGIEVYDQEVVSIEPAQRLPKGVRSLGINPLIIEDKVPISIPYWGSLYEEWQEDLKLLIMVDEIFDKLYREEYRCPICFSPLREERGILVCDKCGFKFAPVNEFERVVEEFTAEEFSF, via the coding sequence ATGAAGCTCATCCCTGGGATAGCATACTTGAGAGTTCAGAGGCAGGTTTATGTAGGTTACTCCATGGCCCTTGCAGGGTGGATTGGTGAGTATATCTTACACTACGACAAGTTCCCCAAACCAAACTTCATAAGAAGAGCCCTTAGCAAGCTTGGCTTTTCTTTTTCCTCCGAGGAAGAAGACGAGAGGTACTTCACAATGTTTTACATTAAAGGCAATACGGGAATTACGGCGAGCTGGGACATAGAGGAAGATAGGATCTTCCTCCAAGTGTTTCCCTTGAGAGGTAGGATAAGTAAGGGAGTTACAATCAGGGTTGAGGGAATAGAAGTTTATGACCAAGAGGTAGTTTCAATAGAGCCAGCGCAAAGGCTACCCAAGGGGGTAAGGAGCTTAGGCATAAATCCCCTTATAATAGAGGACAAAGTACCAATCTCGATACCATACTGGGGAAGCCTCTATGAAGAGTGGCAGGAAGACTTAAAATTGTTGATAATGGTCGATGAAATTTTTGATAAGCTTTATAGGGAAGAATACAGGTGTCCTATCTGCTTCTCTCCCCTGAGAGAAGAGAGAGGCATTTTAGTGTGCGATAAATGCGGATTTAAGTTTGCTCCAGTAAATGAGTTCGAGAGGGTGGTGGAAGAGTTTACCGCTGAGGAGTTCTCTTTCTGA
- a CDS encoding NfeD family protein translates to MPIFPILLLVLGLLVIILDMMVAAFITPIGIAFAVLGLLLMFGVNFYVSFIISLISAVVSYMLFARFIKKETKDLGKEKYTFELRGKVGKVVKVAKDHYLVELEGDTWIAYSDDNLTVGDEVEVVEVDGLKLKVRKRTPQR, encoded by the coding sequence ATGCCGATCTTTCCAATTTTACTTTTAGTCCTTGGCTTGCTGGTCATAATCCTAGATATGATGGTTGCAGCGTTTATAACTCCCATAGGAATAGCGTTCGCCGTCCTTGGCCTGCTGCTAATGTTTGGAGTTAACTTTTACGTGTCGTTTATAATATCGCTGATATCGGCAGTAGTCTCTTATATGCTCTTTGCCCGCTTCATTAAAAAGGAAACCAAGGACTTAGGGAAGGAGAAGTACACTTTTGAGCTTAGGGGCAAGGTGGGTAAGGTCGTTAAGGTGGCAAAGGATCACTACCTTGTCGAGCTTGAGGGTGACACCTGGATCGCATATAGCGACGACAATTTGACGGTTGGAGATGAAGTTGAGGTGGTTGAAGTTGACGGCCTAAAGCTTAAGGTCAGAAAGAGAACTCCTCAGCGGTAA
- a CDS encoding SPFH domain-containing protein — translation MIGAGGIALIILGIFLLIMLLLSVKVIRPYQKGLVERLGKFNRILDPGIHFIIPFMERVKIVDMREHVIDVPPQEVICKDNVVVTVDAVVYYQILDPVKAVYNVSDFLMAIVKLAQTNLRAIIGEMELDETLSGRDIINARLREELDKITDRWGVKITRVEIQRIDPPKDIQEAMAKQMTAEREKRAMILLAEGKKEAAIREAEGQKQAAILKAEGEKQRQILIAEGQAEAIRKVLEALKLADEKYLALQYIEKLPELAKYGNLIVPYETEALIGLLRILQKLKEEPPKLPQKESEKGRQKE, via the coding sequence ATGATAGGTGCAGGTGGTATTGCCCTCATAATCCTGGGGATTTTCTTGCTGATAATGCTCTTGCTGAGCGTTAAGGTGATAAGACCTTACCAGAAAGGCCTAGTAGAAAGGCTAGGAAAGTTCAACAGGATCCTTGACCCTGGAATACACTTCATAATTCCCTTCATGGAGAGGGTAAAGATTGTGGATATGAGGGAGCACGTTATCGATGTTCCTCCCCAAGAAGTCATATGTAAGGACAACGTTGTAGTGACAGTAGATGCCGTTGTTTACTATCAGATCCTTGACCCCGTTAAGGCAGTTTACAACGTTAGCGACTTCTTAATGGCAATAGTTAAGCTTGCCCAGACAAATCTGAGGGCGATTATAGGTGAGATGGAGCTCGATGAAACCTTAAGCGGTAGGGATATAATCAACGCTCGTCTTCGCGAGGAGCTTGATAAAATAACGGATCGTTGGGGCGTTAAGATCACGAGGGTTGAGATACAGAGGATAGATCCACCAAAGGACATTCAGGAGGCAATGGCAAAACAGATGACTGCCGAGAGAGAAAAGAGGGCAATGATTTTACTTGCGGAAGGTAAGAAGGAAGCTGCCATTAGGGAGGCCGAAGGGCAGAAGCAGGCCGCAATATTAAAGGCCGAGGGTGAGAAGCAGAGGCAGATACTCATTGCAGAGGGTCAAGCCGAGGCCATAAGGAAAGTCTTAGAGGCCTTGAAGCTTGCCGATGAGAAGTACCTAGCTTTACAATACATAGAAAAGCTTCCAGAGCTTGCTAAGTATGGAAACTTGATAGTTCCATATGAAACTGAAGCCTTAATAGGCCTTCTAAGGATACTTCAAAAGCTAAAGGAGGAACCTCCGAAATTACCTCAAAAAGAGTCTGAAAAAGGGAGACAGAAAGAATGA
- a CDS encoding chemotaxis protein CheW: MTEIQVVAFRLGNEEFCLEISKVREIKEMMPITRVPNAPDFVEGVINLRGQITTVINLKKLLGYYDEGDLSNKKIIIAEVNGEIVGIIVDAVSDVLTLTEDQIEQPPKTLASKVDMRFIKGIAKINNGERLLIMLDLDKLLGESI, from the coding sequence GTGACCGAAATTCAAGTTGTTGCATTTAGATTAGGGAACGAAGAGTTCTGCTTGGAAATTTCCAAAGTCAGAGAAATAAAAGAAATGATGCCCATAACCAGAGTTCCAAACGCTCCAGACTTCGTTGAGGGAGTAATTAACCTCAGAGGACAGATAACAACTGTGATAAATCTCAAGAAGCTCCTAGGCTACTACGACGAAGGGGATCTAAGTAACAAGAAGATAATAATCGCTGAAGTTAACGGGGAAATTGTAGGGATAATTGTTGACGCGGTTTCTGATGTACTAACGCTAACTGAGGATCAGATAGAACAACCACCAAAAACGCTAGCATCCAAGGTTGATATGAGGTTCATTAAGGGAATCGCAAAGATAAACAACGGTGAGAGACTCCTCATAATGCTTGACTTAGACAAGTTACTTGGAGAGAGCATTTAG
- a CDS encoding chemotaxis protein CheW, with translation MEDLSQYLDEFLADARDRIDSLSNAILTLEKIVKEGGSEEEKMELINQIFRDAHTLKGTAATMGFMKLSETAHKMENLFDAIRNGQVELTPELVDLVLEFLDAIEAMVDNIEETGSEGDVDVSDLFARADEFMSSGVTGEKVEKKEETQKEREEKSVKEVEEEREEKPPTGGRIYHIKVYFQKDAPLKGVRAFLILSDLEERGEVLWTNPERKVIEDGNANQDVIEFKVSTEVPKEELEKVIKRHPEVEKVEIFEEGGEGVEQGVEKEYIIRVYFQPDAPLKGPRGFLILQDLEKIGTIIETNPSRQDIENGNLIENKYFEVKLRTQESVERIREILKKHPDVVNFDISSEKEKVEEKKEKEEKKPAAAPQPPKQPKRPQKIETPKVKVSRIIKIDVSHLDKLMNLVGELVITKGRLEQIAERLGDRELLETLSTLSRLLTELQDEIMEMRLTPIAEVFNKFPRMVRELARKMGKEVEFIMEGADIEVDRTILEKLGDALVHLLRNAIDHGIEPPEERVAKGKPRTGKVELIAKRERNHVVIIVRDDGRGIDPEKVKKKAIERGLISPEEAASLSDEEAINLIFLPGFSTADKVTDVSGRGVGMDVVKEVVKSMNGTISVQTEVGKGTTFILKLPISMAIIQALLIRVQNEVYAIPINNILETIEVDPSILKTIGGRHVIVLRGEIIPVVMLHELFGLPIPEVERFPAIIVDYGAQKVAIGVDELLHKRDIVIKNLGKFLSNIRGFAGATILGDGSVVLIIDIGGLLGGGYHG, from the coding sequence TTGGAAGACCTTTCACAGTATCTAGATGAATTCCTGGCAGATGCGAGAGATAGGATTGATAGTCTTAGTAATGCAATCCTCACCTTGGAAAAGATAGTAAAGGAGGGGGGTAGTGAAGAGGAGAAAATGGAGCTAATAAATCAGATATTCAGGGATGCCCATACGCTTAAGGGTACTGCCGCCACTATGGGCTTTATGAAGCTGAGTGAGACAGCTCACAAAATGGAGAACCTTTTTGACGCAATAAGAAATGGTCAGGTTGAGCTAACCCCCGAGTTAGTTGATCTCGTTCTTGAGTTCCTTGATGCAATTGAGGCAATGGTTGACAATATTGAGGAGACAGGTAGCGAGGGAGATGTTGACGTTTCAGATTTGTTTGCGAGAGCTGACGAGTTTATGAGTAGTGGGGTTACCGGTGAGAAAGTAGAAAAGAAGGAAGAGACACAAAAAGAGAGAGAGGAGAAGAGTGTTAAAGAGGTCGAGGAGGAACGTGAGGAAAAGCCCCCTACAGGAGGGAGGATATACCACATCAAGGTTTACTTCCAGAAGGATGCCCCACTCAAGGGAGTGAGAGCATTTCTGATACTCTCTGACCTAGAGGAGAGAGGGGAAGTTCTTTGGACGAACCCTGAAAGGAAGGTCATCGAGGATGGTAATGCAAATCAAGATGTCATAGAATTTAAGGTCTCAACAGAAGTTCCTAAGGAAGAGCTTGAGAAAGTAATAAAGAGACATCCAGAAGTTGAGAAAGTTGAGATATTTGAGGAAGGCGGAGAAGGGGTTGAGCAAGGGGTTGAGAAGGAATACATAATTAGAGTTTACTTCCAACCTGATGCTCCCCTTAAGGGCCCAAGAGGATTCTTGATTCTCCAGGACCTTGAGAAAATAGGAACTATAATTGAAACTAACCCAAGTAGGCAGGATATAGAGAATGGTAACCTTATTGAAAACAAGTACTTCGAAGTGAAACTTAGAACCCAAGAGAGCGTTGAGAGGATAAGGGAAATCTTGAAGAAACATCCTGATGTCGTGAACTTTGATATATCTTCTGAGAAAGAAAAAGTGGAGGAGAAGAAAGAAAAAGAAGAAAAGAAACCTGCAGCAGCTCCTCAACCACCTAAACAACCGAAGAGGCCCCAGAAAATAGAGACTCCTAAGGTTAAGGTCTCGAGGATAATTAAAATTGATGTGAGTCACTTAGATAAGCTGATGAACTTGGTTGGAGAGCTCGTAATCACGAAGGGTAGGCTGGAACAGATAGCTGAAAGGCTTGGGGATAGGGAGCTTCTTGAGACTCTCTCAACACTGTCAAGGCTTCTCACCGAGTTGCAAGATGAGATAATGGAGATGAGACTAACGCCAATAGCAGAAGTCTTCAACAAATTCCCCAGGATGGTCCGTGAGTTAGCAAGAAAGATGGGCAAGGAAGTTGAGTTCATAATGGAAGGTGCCGATATAGAAGTCGATAGGACGATTCTGGAAAAGCTTGGAGATGCTTTAGTTCACCTACTTAGGAATGCCATCGATCACGGAATAGAGCCTCCTGAGGAGAGAGTTGCCAAAGGCAAGCCAAGAACTGGTAAGGTTGAGTTGATAGCGAAAAGAGAAAGGAATCACGTTGTAATAATCGTAAGAGATGATGGTAGGGGTATAGATCCTGAGAAGGTCAAGAAAAAGGCTATAGAAAGGGGCTTGATTTCTCCAGAAGAGGCGGCAAGCTTAAGCGACGAAGAAGCAATCAACTTAATCTTCCTTCCTGGGTTCAGTACAGCTGATAAAGTTACGGACGTCTCCGGAAGAGGAGTCGGAATGGACGTCGTTAAGGAAGTTGTGAAGTCAATGAATGGTACAATTAGCGTTCAAACGGAAGTTGGAAAGGGGACAACGTTCATCCTTAAGTTGCCAATAAGCATGGCGATAATTCAGGCCCTCCTAATTAGGGTACAAAATGAGGTTTATGCAATACCAATCAATAACATCCTTGAGACAATTGAGGTCGATCCCTCAATTCTCAAGACAATTGGGGGTAGGCACGTTATAGTCCTGAGAGGTGAGATAATTCCAGTTGTAATGCTGCATGAACTCTTCGGCCTTCCGATACCTGAAGTTGAGAGATTCCCGGCTATAATAGTTGACTATGGGGCACAAAAGGTTGCAATAGGGGTCGATGAGTTGCTCCACAAGAGGGACATCGTAATCAAGAACTTAGGAAAGTTCCTGTCCAACATTAGG
- a CDS encoding calcium/sodium antiporter yields the protein MIEIVIFVAGLILLIKGSDIFVEAATRIAKAFGVSEFLIALVLASIATTLPEVTVSAISSYKGNSGIALGNAVGSALANIALILAVSAMIMPLKVDKIASENSLIMLGVSLYAWLLMADGVISRIDGMTLIILYFIFLGYLYKKHVTLEEIEGNNGSVAKEILILFLSGGMVIAGAELVVDSAVKIARAMGIPEVVIGVTLVSIGTSLPELANSLTATLKKIPNVSVGNIIGANILDILMVIGIASVIRPIIVDKSITRVVMPITLIVMLVLTVSLFRNHKVGRKTATVLLGIYTYFLYLLIQGKVYIPG from the coding sequence ATGATCGAGATAGTGATATTTGTAGCCGGGCTTATCCTTCTCATAAAGGGGAGTGACATATTTGTTGAGGCCGCAACAAGAATAGCTAAAGCATTTGGAGTTAGCGAGTTTTTAATAGCTTTAGTCTTGGCTAGCATAGCTACCACGCTACCGGAAGTCACTGTTTCGGCCATATCTTCATACAAGGGCAACAGTGGAATAGCCCTGGGAAACGCCGTAGGAAGTGCCCTAGCAAACATAGCCTTAATCCTTGCAGTTTCAGCAATGATAATGCCTCTTAAAGTAGATAAAATTGCCAGTGAAAACTCCCTTATAATGCTAGGCGTTTCACTCTACGCCTGGCTCCTAATGGCGGATGGGGTAATATCTAGGATTGATGGCATGACCCTAATAATTCTGTACTTCATCTTCCTGGGATACCTGTACAAGAAGCATGTTACCTTAGAAGAGATAGAGGGAAATAATGGTAGTGTAGCTAAGGAGATACTTATCCTATTCCTCTCAGGAGGAATGGTAATAGCTGGGGCTGAATTAGTTGTGGATAGTGCAGTGAAAATTGCAAGGGCTATGGGAATTCCCGAAGTCGTAATAGGTGTGACTTTGGTTTCCATAGGGACATCACTTCCTGAGTTGGCGAACTCACTTACGGCGACCCTTAAAAAGATACCCAACGTGAGCGTCGGCAACATAATCGGTGCAAACATCCTTGATATACTCATGGTTATTGGGATAGCCTCAGTTATAAGGCCTATAATTGTCGATAAATCAATAACAAGGGTTGTAATGCCAATAACGTTAATTGTAATGCTCGTCCTAACGGTTTCCTTATTTAGAAATCACAAAGTCGGAAGGAAAACCGCTACAGTACTATTAGGGATATACACCTACTTCCTTTACCTACTGATTCAGGGAAAAGTGTATATACCTGGGTGA
- a CDS encoding CheR family methyltransferase, with translation MQSQKGYELIKAEIFKRLGVSMDAYKDSYLQRRIRARMRKLGITDYMEYYRLLKTNKDEFEELLFTIAINVTEFFRDPIVWKTFQNKILPELIDFKKKRGSRSIKIWSAACSTGQEPYSIAMTLYEVLGQNLSGFRVSILATDIDKEALQAAMRGEYPVDAVEKQVPKHMIPKYFDRVSEERYRIKPFVKRLVTFRWLNLLSSPYPKGFDVIFIRNVLIYMNREAQEEIFKKLYDSLEDHGYLILGKTETILGNAAKLFKLYDLVARVYKKNLEVKGHG, from the coding sequence ATGCAATCTCAGAAAGGATATGAGCTGATTAAAGCTGAAATTTTCAAGCGGTTAGGAGTTAGTATGGATGCTTATAAAGATTCCTACCTCCAAAGAAGGATTAGGGCTAGGATGAGGAAGCTTGGCATTACTGACTATATGGAATACTACCGCTTGCTCAAGACGAATAAAGATGAATTCGAGGAGCTCCTGTTCACTATAGCGATAAACGTCACTGAATTTTTCAGAGATCCGATCGTTTGGAAAACCTTCCAAAATAAGATACTTCCAGAGCTAATAGATTTCAAGAAAAAGCGTGGATCAAGATCAATAAAGATATGGAGTGCTGCCTGCTCGACTGGTCAAGAGCCCTACTCTATTGCCATGACGTTGTATGAGGTCCTGGGTCAGAACCTTAGCGGGTTCAGAGTTTCAATACTTGCAACCGATATAGATAAGGAAGCACTTCAGGCTGCTATGCGGGGGGAGTACCCTGTGGATGCCGTTGAGAAGCAGGTTCCCAAGCACATGATTCCAAAGTACTTCGATAGAGTAAGTGAGGAGAGGTATAGGATAAAACCATTTGTTAAGAGGCTTGTAACTTTCAGATGGCTCAACTTACTCTCATCTCCATACCCTAAGGGTTTCGATGTGATATTCATTCGGAATGTGCTAATTTATATGAACAGGGAGGCTCAGGAGGAGATATTTAAAAAGTTATATGACTCTCTTGAGGATCACGGTTACCTTATCCTTGGCAAAACCGAAACTATCTTGGGAAATGCTGCAAAGTTGTTTAAGCTTTACGATCTCGTTGCTAGGGTGTATAAGAAGAATTTGGAGGTGAAAGGACATGGCTAG